The Brachyspira hyodysenteriae ATCC 27164 genome includes a window with the following:
- a CDS encoding HK97 family phage prohead protease, with product MPVNNNEIRSIDIDIQKSTDTEGEPLKLRGYAIVYNSLSEPLYGNLFRERINRGAFTKSLLENDQVCLWGHDTRYVLGRKSAGTLILREDDKGLYFEVSLPNTTWARDLKESVDRGDIKQMSFGFKAVRENWIDNKETLKKYGMPIREINEITVHEISLVTFPAYTETNVRDQNNDAYIPKPPDKAIPVENDGFEDRSKEYKRKIQYLKIKNK from the coding sequence ATGCCAGTGAATAATAATGAAATTAGAAGTATAGATATTGATATCCAAAAAAGCACAGACACCGAAGGTGAACCTCTTAAATTAAGAGGCTATGCTATTGTATATAATTCTTTAAGTGAGCCGCTTTATGGGAATTTATTTAGAGAGCGTATAAACAGAGGTGCTTTTACTAAATCATTATTAGAAAACGATCAAGTATGTCTTTGGGGACATGACACAAGATATGTACTTGGCAGAAAAAGTGCTGGCACATTGATTTTAAGAGAAGATGATAAGGGTTTATATTTTGAAGTTTCTTTACCAAATACTACTTGGGCAAGGGATTTAAAAGAAAGCGTAGACAGAGGCGATATAAAGCAAATGTCTTTCGGCTTTAAAGCAGTAAGAGAAAACTGGATTGACAACAAAGAAACATTAAAAAAATATGGAATGCCAATTCGTGAAATAAACGAAATCACTGTGCATGAGATATCATTAGTAACATTTCCTGCTTATACGGAAACAAATGTTAGAGATCAAAATAATGATGCATATATTCCAAAACCTCCTGATAAAGCTATACCTGTAGAGAATGATGGCTTTGAAGATAGAAGTAAGGAATATAAGCGAAAAATACAATATCTAAAAATAAAAAATAAATAA
- a CDS encoding phage head completion protein encodes MKVGKLIHTITFYVSQYIDNGNGTGKTQLKELRKVKCSIEDITYKDIQQGKRKDLERTLKVHTHYFKEFDTKGMMAKINRETDIYEVIYRENVSYKNTECIFTIKKLVNNKSE; translated from the coding sequence ATGAAAGTTGGCAAACTTATACACACTATAACTTTTTATGTCAGTCAATATATAGATAATGGAAACGGAACAGGAAAAACTCAATTAAAAGAATTAAGAAAAGTAAAATGCTCAATTGAAGATATAACATATAAAGATATACAGCAAGGTAAAAGAAAAGATTTAGAAAGAACTTTAAAAGTACATACTCATTATTTCAAAGAGTTTGATACTAAAGGAATGATGGCCAAAATAAACCGTGAAACTGATATTTATGAAGTGATTTATAGAGAGAATGTTTCATATAAAAATACAGAATGCATATTTACAATAAAAAAATTGGTAAATAATAAAAGCGAATAA
- a CDS encoding DNA-methyltransferase: protein MFRKVVIGNCTLIKGNCEEVMEELESNSINAVISDPPYLYLKHKLDIPFNEDKVFGEWKRLLKNNSMIAFFGRGDAFFRWNLMLDKLGFKFKETAVWEKNNASNFLHNFLRIHEDISFRSFGNANLRKSHVDYLEYQINKNKLDRIIDIWKGLRSALNSKYKDDVIKYIETGIKEFNYEEKREHHLIVKKFKSHKSGLYLFQTVKKGKIETSIMRCNREQYQYQHPTQKPIALMERLVRLVSDENNTILDPFMGGGSTGVACINTNRKFIGIELDDEYFDTAVKRVSKAYQDKQEDIINEKIA from the coding sequence ATGTTTAGAAAAGTTGTTATTGGAAACTGTACTTTAATAAAAGGGAATTGCGAAGAGGTTATGGAAGAATTAGAAAGCAATTCTATAAATGCTGTAATATCAGATCCTCCGTATTTATATTTAAAGCATAAACTAGATATACCTTTTAATGAAGATAAAGTATTTGGAGAATGGAAAAGATTATTAAAAAATAATTCTATGATAGCATTCTTTGGAAGAGGAGATGCATTTTTTAGATGGAACTTAATGCTTGACAAATTAGGTTTTAAGTTTAAAGAAACTGCTGTATGGGAAAAAAATAATGCATCTAATTTTTTACATAATTTTTTAAGAATACATGAAGATATTTCTTTTCGCAGTTTTGGAAATGCTAATTTAAGAAAATCACATGTTGATTATTTGGAATATCAAATTAATAAAAATAAATTGGATAGAATAATAGATATTTGGAAAGGATTAAGGAGTGCATTAAACAGCAAATATAAAGATGATGTTATTAAATATATAGAGACAGGAATAAAAGAGTTTAATTATGAAGAAAAAAGAGAACATCATTTAATAGTTAAAAAATTTAAAAGTCATAAAAGCGGTCTTTATCTATTTCAAACGGTAAAGAAAGGAAAAATAGAAACATCTATTATGCGTTGTAACAGAGAACAGTATCAATATCAGCATCCGACTCAGAAGCCTATTGCTTTAATGGAGCGTTTAGTAAGATTAGTTTCAGATGAAAATAATACGATATTAGATCCATTTATGGGCGGAGGCAGTACAGGAGTTGCATGTATTAATACTAATAGAAAGTTTATAGGAATAGAGCTTGATGATGAATATTTTGATACAGCAGTAAAAAGAGTAAGTAAAGCATATCAAGATAAACAAGAGGATATTATTAATGAAAAAATAGCATAA
- a CDS encoding phage portal protein, protein MPIIKNIRNYIKKWLFPDFSHIDSNNFLSIQNDKTLSAVNPNTALTFSTVFACVRVIAETIATLPLFVYKVNGNNKIKAKDHSLYRLLHDSPNAECTSVSFIESLITQILLQGNGFVEVVRDNFNRVTELYLIDSNKIKVYRDSNGNKMFEYYDDGKIITLSPLQVMHIAGLGWNGVIGYSPIAMMRKQITTGLYQDNFALDFFSNGVKKVPIISHPQQLSKEAKQNLKESFREAWEKGIVVLEEGMKIDPITMNLSDAQFLESRRFSVEEICRVFRVPPHLIGDLSRSTNNNIEHQSIEFVTHTIRPWCVRIEKALNGYLLSGLERKKYNIEFNLDGLLRGDTLTRQQANQIKFNNGVLTRDEWRSQENLNEVEDEYGDEYFVSQQIRPIKSVYEETKDNQNFNINNNDKNKKLEEEDKNASE, encoded by the coding sequence ATGCCTATTATAAAAAATATAAGGAATTATATAAAAAAGTGGCTGTTTCCTGATTTCAGTCATATTGACAGTAATAACTTTTTGTCTATTCAAAATGATAAAACTTTATCAGCAGTCAATCCGAATACAGCTTTAACTTTCTCTACAGTATTTGCATGTGTGAGAGTTATAGCTGAAACAATAGCAACCTTACCTCTTTTTGTATATAAAGTAAATGGCAATAATAAAATAAAAGCTAAAGATCATTCCTTATATAGATTATTACATGACTCACCTAATGCAGAATGCACATCAGTATCATTTATAGAAAGCCTAATAACTCAAATACTTTTGCAGGGCAATGGTTTTGTAGAAGTAGTAAGAGACAATTTTAATAGAGTAACAGAACTTTATTTAATAGATTCTAATAAAATTAAAGTATATAGAGATTCAAACGGAAATAAAATGTTTGAATATTATGATGACGGAAAAATAATCACTTTATCTCCATTACAAGTTATGCATATAGCAGGGCTTGGATGGAACGGAGTAATAGGGTACAGTCCGATAGCTATGATGCGTAAGCAAATAACTACAGGACTTTATCAAGATAATTTTGCATTAGATTTCTTTTCTAATGGTGTTAAAAAAGTTCCTATAATTTCACATCCGCAGCAATTAAGCAAAGAAGCTAAACAAAATCTCAAAGAAAGTTTCAGAGAAGCTTGGGAAAAAGGCATCGTTGTCCTTGAAGAAGGAATGAAAATAGACCCTATAACAATGAACTTGTCAGATGCTCAATTTTTAGAAAGCAGAAGATTTTCGGTAGAAGAAATATGCCGAGTGTTCCGTGTACCTCCTCATCTAATCGGCGATTTAAGCAGAAGTACAAATAATAATATAGAACATCAAAGTATAGAGTTTGTAACGCACACCATAAGGCCGTGGTGCGTTCGTATAGAAAAAGCATTAAACGGATATTTATTAAGCGGATTAGAAAGAAAAAAATATAATATAGAGTTTAATTTGGATGGACTTTTGAGAGGAGATACTCTTACAAGACAGCAAGCAAATCAAATCAAATTCAATAATGGTGTTCTTACTAGAGATGAATGGAGAAGCCAAGAAAACCTTAATGAAGTAGAAGATGAATACGGAGATGAGTATTTCGTTTCTCAGCAAATAAGACCAATAAAAAGTGTATACGAAGAAACTAAAGACAATCAAAACTTTAATATAAATAATAATGATAAAAATAAAAAATTAGAAGAGGAAGATAAAAATGCCAGTGAATAA
- a CDS encoding P27 family phage terminase small subunit — MPDKAKKATKNAKNKPKKAVIIPNPPEYFSGYSLKKWEELAPIFDEKNMLGEADLSAFELLCLHYGDAMNLYKAMINEGGSIAGYLAGKNSQTMGEYLAYHKAITAYTKMLTEFGLTPASKKKVPTPDTIEEDDPLEKMING; from the coding sequence ATGCCTGATAAAGCTAAAAAAGCCACAAAAAACGCCAAAAATAAGCCAAAAAAAGCCGTTATAATACCAAATCCGCCAGAATATTTTAGTGGGTATTCTTTAAAAAAATGGGAGGAACTTGCTCCTATTTTTGATGAAAAAAATATGCTTGGAGAAGCTGATTTATCAGCATTTGAACTTTTATGCCTACATTATGGTGATGCTATGAATCTTTATAAAGCTATGATTAATGAAGGCGGTTCTATAGCAGGCTATTTAGCAGGTAAAAACTCTCAAACTATGGGTGAATATTTAGCATATCATAAAGCCATAACAGCATATACAAAAATGCTTACTGAGTTTGGTTTAACTCCTGCTTCCAAAAAGAAAGTTCCTACACCTGATACTATAGAAGAGGATGATCCGCTTGAAAAAATGATAAATGGTTAA
- a CDS encoding head-tail connector protein, which translates to MSSKTEDIDNTIDIDVANVVETGTEGMLSQDDDRVVTLSEFKKFLNLEGIDYDDDILQLALDSAIGYCNKVNETEYKRIDCPAEVKYAILGLATHYFESKTGEASQSEDTALKGVHRLLAIARKKITL; encoded by the coding sequence ATGAGTAGCAAGACTGAAGATATTGATAACACTATAGACATTGATGTTGCTAATGTAGTCGAAACAGGTACCGAAGGTATGCTGTCGCAAGATGATGACAGAGTAGTTACTTTGTCAGAGTTCAAAAAGTTTCTGAACTTAGAAGGCATTGACTATGATGATGATATACTGCAATTGGCTTTAGACAGTGCAATCGGCTATTGTAATAAAGTTAATGAAACAGAATACAAAAGAATTGATTGCCCTGCTGAAGTTAAGTATGCAATTCTTGGACTTGCTACTCATTATTTTGAAAGCAAAACAGGAGAAGCCAGTCAAAGTGAGGATACAGCTTTGAAAGGTGTACATAGATTATTGGCTATAGCAAGGAAAAAGATTACTTTATGA
- a CDS encoding phage tail tape measure protein, translating to MSSLNVSIYADASQAIEAFGKLKDKTTDLERGFDKIGKSFDKFGSLATKSLTVPIAAGTTAFALATKKATDFDNGMREVLTLLPKLSNEGFESLKQETLAFSKEIGKVPEEVVPALYQSLSAGVPRENVFEFLKTAGEAAIAGVAELETSVDGLTSVTNAYGTEVLNVNRASDIMFQTVKLGKTDFTQLSKSLFNVIPTASALGVQFEDIGAAIAVMTAQGTPTSVATTQIRQALVELNKEGTAASIAFEELTGKTFKDFIAEGGTLQEALQMMSEAAAKNNKDISSMFSSVEAGNAALALSGKNASKFKDALDKMNNSAGATAEAFKKIDDGPARQFEKIKAELSALVIELGNSLLPVVNEDLLPVIRDKAVPIAEKMILTIISLIKTFSDLPAPLQAVSVGFVSLAAGFGPALKGIVGLGKGLTEAKKTISDFKNAVSTLKTSASSIQGLSTAWKALNTVMVATPIGIVTAVSAGLAALAVNAYKTGQEIRRLKKELYDNSTADTSDLMGLNREADNIALLFREYNNLAKAKNLDAEETKRLNELTEELTSLFPNLKTKMLDAYSVIDARKAKDEDFMTSDEAEKLARATENYKKVTEEYNKAKEYFEKGIYQDLNVLDGAGAVPADKLEEARKEVEKWKSKQEALNTEITKLNTNIRERKALSIDGISITDKEIEANNNLSKSTKDKTKSYEDYLALLKKAEAEENRRVSNLRNMGAEISDAEALEAKKDKVGAILTEMSTVLNLNTNQIKYLSDNYGYALDSIKTDRFSELVKEIEDSISAYERGVAVAEEFGEKVSEAEQQGQKSEIVRSGIESITNELELTTEQVEILKEKFGELWKTPTQSLASYFSANWLQMLNDTIGYTSDFYSSIQEMKIQAIEFEIEKNEERKEAALEAIEEEKKARLEAIGIMENSQKQSLLKEIKQLQNRQKVALGLYEQERIKAELEEKQKELAKIQIEEEAKAKQMEVEKNYNNEKMRLEYNSQMESWKMSLAQATASIAQAGINALASAMAVPFPANLVAYATLLGIIAAGSVNLSTLSQAKPQEPKYLARGGLVERRNGGINAVIGEGASDEAVIPLEDRILSKIGSQIFEASKNNDGIYEVNTQSETSFNQPVYLMLDGKIVASTMLNLSKRGVKVVSQRGIL from the coding sequence ATGAGCAGCTTAAATGTTAGTATATATGCAGATGCTTCCCAAGCTATTGAAGCATTCGGAAAACTTAAAGATAAAACAACCGACTTAGAAAGAGGTTTTGATAAGATAGGAAAATCTTTTGATAAGTTCGGTTCTTTAGCTACTAAAAGTTTAACTGTTCCAATAGCGGCAGGAACAACAGCTTTTGCATTAGCAACTAAAAAAGCTACTGATTTTGATAATGGAATGCGTGAGGTTCTTACACTTCTTCCTAAATTAAGCAATGAAGGTTTTGAATCTTTAAAGCAGGAAACTTTGGCTTTTTCTAAAGAAATTGGAAAAGTACCAGAGGAAGTAGTACCTGCTTTATATCAATCACTTTCTGCAGGAGTTCCTAGAGAAAATGTATTTGAGTTCTTAAAAACTGCAGGAGAGGCGGCTATTGCAGGAGTTGCTGAATTAGAAACTTCAGTGGATGGGCTTACTTCAGTTACAAATGCTTATGGAACAGAAGTTCTTAATGTTAATAGAGCTTCGGACATAATGTTTCAAACTGTAAAGCTAGGAAAAACTGATTTCACTCAGTTATCAAAATCTTTATTTAATGTCATTCCTACCGCTTCAGCATTAGGGGTTCAGTTTGAAGATATAGGAGCTGCTATTGCTGTAATGACTGCACAGGGTACTCCTACATCTGTTGCAACAACACAGATTAGGCAGGCACTAGTTGAGCTTAATAAAGAAGGTACAGCTGCTTCTATTGCATTTGAAGAATTGACAGGAAAAACTTTCAAAGACTTTATAGCAGAAGGCGGTACGCTTCAGGAAGCTCTTCAAATGATGAGCGAAGCCGCTGCTAAAAATAACAAAGATATTTCTAGTATGTTCAGCAGTGTTGAGGCAGGAAATGCTGCTTTGGCTTTATCTGGAAAGAATGCTAGTAAGTTCAAAGATGCTTTGGATAAGATGAATAATTCAGCAGGTGCTACAGCTGAGGCATTCAAAAAAATAGATGACGGTCCAGCAAGACAGTTTGAAAAAATAAAAGCAGAACTTAGTGCTTTAGTAATAGAGCTTGGAAACAGCCTTCTTCCTGTTGTTAATGAAGATTTACTTCCTGTTATAAGAGATAAAGCAGTTCCTATTGCTGAAAAAATGATTCTTACTATTATATCTTTAATAAAAACATTCAGCGACTTGCCTGCACCTTTGCAGGCTGTAAGTGTAGGATTTGTTTCTTTAGCAGCAGGTTTCGGTCCTGCATTAAAAGGTATAGTAGGACTTGGAAAAGGATTAACAGAAGCTAAGAAAACTATATCAGATTTTAAAAATGCGGTATCTACATTAAAGACATCAGCAAGTTCTATTCAAGGATTAAGCACAGCTTGGAAAGCATTAAATACAGTAATGGTTGCTACTCCTATTGGAATTGTTACAGCAGTTAGTGCAGGTCTTGCAGCATTAGCAGTAAACGCTTATAAAACAGGACAAGAAATAAGAAGATTAAAAAAAGAACTTTATGATAATTCTACTGCAGATACATCTGATTTAATGGGATTAAATAGAGAAGCTGATAATATAGCTTTACTATTTAGAGAATATAATAATTTAGCAAAAGCAAAAAATCTTGATGCAGAGGAAACAAAAAGATTAAATGAATTAACAGAAGAACTTACTTCTTTATTTCCAAACTTAAAAACAAAAATGCTTGATGCTTACAGCGTCATAGATGCTAGAAAAGCTAAAGATGAAGATTTTATGACTTCAGATGAAGCTGAAAAACTAGCTAGAGCAACAGAAAATTATAAAAAAGTAACTGAAGAGTATAATAAGGCAAAAGAATATTTTGAGAAAGGAATCTATCAGGATTTAAATGTATTAGATGGTGCTGGAGCAGTTCCTGCTGATAAATTAGAAGAAGCTAGAAAGGAAGTAGAGAAATGGAAGTCTAAGCAGGAGGCATTAAATACTGAGATTACTAAATTAAATACAAATATTAGAGAAAGAAAAGCTCTTTCAATAGACGGCATTAGTATAACAGATAAAGAGATAGAAGCGAATAATAATTTATCTAAATCTACTAAAGATAAAACAAAAAGTTATGAAGATTATTTAGCTTTACTAAAAAAAGCAGAGGCAGAAGAAAACAGAAGAGTCAGCAACCTTCGTAATATGGGAGCTGAAATCAGTGATGCTGAAGCTCTTGAAGCTAAAAAAGATAAAGTAGGTGCTATACTCACAGAAATGAGCACAGTATTAAACTTGAATACTAATCAGATAAAGTATTTAAGTGATAATTATGGATACGCATTAGACAGCATAAAAACTGATAGATTCTCAGAATTAGTAAAAGAAATAGAAGACAGTATATCAGCTTATGAAAGAGGCGTTGCAGTTGCTGAGGAGTTTGGTGAGAAAGTAAGTGAAGCTGAACAGCAAGGACAGAAAAGTGAAATAGTAAGAAGCGGCATAGAGAGCATAACAAACGAATTAGAACTTACAACTGAACAAGTAGAAATATTAAAAGAGAAGTTCGGAGAGCTTTGGAAAACTCCTACTCAAAGCCTCGCAAGCTATTTTAGTGCTAATTGGCTTCAAATGCTTAATGACACAATCGGCTATACAAGTGATTTTTATTCTTCTATACAAGAAATGAAAATACAGGCTATAGAGTTTGAAATAGAAAAAAATGAGGAAAGAAAAGAAGCGGCATTAGAAGCGATAGAAGAAGAAAAAAAAGCAAGACTTGAAGCTATAGGAATAATGGAAAACTCTCAAAAGCAGAGTTTATTAAAAGAAATAAAGCAATTACAAAATAGGCAAAAAGTTGCTCTAGGACTTTATGAACAAGAGAGAATAAAAGCTGAGCTTGAAGAAAAACAAAAAGAACTAGCTAAAATACAAATAGAAGAAGAAGCCAAAGCCAAACAAATGGAAGTAGAAAAAAACTACAATAATGAAAAGATGAGGCTTGAATATAATTCTCAAATGGAAAGCTGGAAAATGTCTTTGGCTCAGGCAACAGCATCTATAGCACAAGCAGGCATAAATGCTTTAGCTTCAGCAATGGCAGTTCCTTTCCCTGCCAACTTAGTTGCTTATGCAACTTTGCTTGGAATTATAGCAGCTGGATCTGTTAACTTGTCAACATTATCCCAAGCTAAACCGCAAGAACCTAAATACTTGGCAAGAGGAGGACTTGTCGAGAGGAGAAACGGAGGAATTAATGCTGTAATCGGAGAGGGAGCAAGCGATGAAGCGGTTATACCTCTTGAAGACAGAATACTTTCAAAAATAGGAAGCCAGATTTTTGAAGCTTCAAAAAATAATGATGGAATATATGAAGTAAATACACAGTCAGAAACAAGTTTCAATCAGCCTGTTTATTTAATGCTTGACGGCAAGATAGTTGCAAGCACAATGCTTAATTTAAGCAAACGTGGAGTCAAGGTAGTATCACAAAGGGGAATATTATGA
- a CDS encoding HK97-gp10 family putative phage morphogenesis protein codes for MSGVSRKTSISIKGLDEFRKTLEELGGDFKKAIKAGARKAGNEIAKEANAEAKSRGWSEDKYYDVKERKSSKGSDTSVAIKVGTLEKKGGGVPSKNKIKWYKKQGDRYYVRFPEYGTVSQPPQPLLIPIFESKKDVIEEYIKQKIQQAIDKANNKK; via the coding sequence ATGTCAGGTGTTAGCAGAAAAACTTCTATAAGTATAAAAGGACTTGATGAATTTAGAAAAACTTTAGAAGAACTAGGAGGCGATTTTAAGAAGGCTATAAAAGCAGGGGCTAGGAAAGCAGGAAATGAAATAGCAAAAGAAGCTAATGCAGAGGCAAAAAGCAGAGGCTGGAGTGAAGATAAATATTATGATGTAAAAGAAAGAAAATCATCAAAAGGAAGCGACACTTCCGTAGCTATAAAGGTGGGAACATTAGAAAAAAAAGGCGGCGGAGTTCCATCTAAGAATAAAATAAAATGGTATAAAAAACAGGGAGATAGATATTATGTACGCTTCCCTGAATATGGGACAGTTTCTCAGCCTCCTCAGCCTCTTTTAATTCCTATTTTTGAAAGTAAAAAGGATGTTATAGAAGAATATATAAAACAAAAAATACAGCAAGCAATAGATAAGGCAAACAACAAGAAATGA
- a CDS encoding phage major capsid protein, whose product MTPEELRALIEKLKNENNSSLTSIDELMQKRNAYASMSIEEREIKKDDISKLDNDIETLMQVVENRNKEIERYDRLLSLQTNSSMNKRNIADNLDNASSDDNEAELRAKVTRWFRTGNNKEIRESLQAGVAEKGGYTVAPQYLVQDIIKDLDNAVQIRKKAHILPAMNGYSSIGIPTLDSDLNNLAWTSEIAEVEEDEAMAFGKREMKSNQLTKLVKLSKRLIMQSNIDIQAFVKERITYKLSATLEYNYLYGNGTEKPLGIFAQTSDNAAAIPTDRDIKVGTASAAITYDGLVDAVSLLKSGYQSGAVWMINRKAVAALRKLKDKQDRPIWQESLLVGQPSTLLGIPVVQNDFIEDKLEATKYFGFLANLDYYWIMDSLSMELQVLHELYSKTNQVGFQVGYWGDGAPIKKEAFVRLLPNDQAYAA is encoded by the coding sequence ATGACACCAGAAGAATTAAGAGCTTTAATAGAAAAACTAAAAAATGAAAATAATTCATCTTTAACAAGCATTGATGAACTTATGCAAAAAAGAAATGCGTATGCTTCTATGAGTATAGAAGAGAGAGAAATTAAAAAAGATGATATATCAAAGTTAGATAATGATATAGAGACTTTAATGCAGGTTGTAGAAAATAGAAACAAAGAGATAGAAAGATATGACAGACTTCTATCGCTTCAAACTAATTCTTCTATGAATAAAAGAAATATAGCTGATAATTTAGATAATGCATCCTCTGATGATAACGAAGCTGAATTAAGAGCTAAAGTTACTAGATGGTTTAGAACAGGGAACAATAAGGAGATAAGAGAATCACTTCAGGCAGGAGTTGCGGAAAAAGGGGGGTACACGGTGGCCCCGCAATATCTAGTACAAGACATTATAAAAGACCTTGATAATGCAGTACAAATAAGAAAAAAAGCACATATACTTCCTGCTATGAACGGGTATTCAAGCATAGGAATACCTACACTTGATAGTGATTTAAATAACCTAGCATGGACTTCAGAAATAGCGGAAGTTGAAGAAGATGAAGCTATGGCTTTCGGCAAAAGGGAGATGAAATCTAATCAACTTACTAAGTTAGTTAAACTTAGTAAAAGATTAATAATGCAAAGCAATATAGATATTCAGGCTTTTGTAAAAGAGAGAATAACATATAAATTATCTGCTACTTTAGAATATAATTATTTGTATGGTAATGGTACAGAAAAACCTTTGGGTATATTCGCCCAGACGTCAGATAATGCAGCTGCTATTCCAACTGATAGAGATATAAAGGTTGGAACTGCAAGTGCTGCCATAACTTATGACGGATTAGTAGATGCAGTAAGTCTACTAAAAAGCGGATACCAAAGCGGAGCTGTATGGATGATTAATAGAAAAGCTGTTGCAGCATTAAGAAAATTAAAAGACAAACAAGATCGCCCTATTTGGCAGGAAAGTCTTTTGGTAGGACAGCCTAGTACTCTTCTTGGAATACCTGTTGTACAAAATGACTTTATAGAAGATAAGTTGGAAGCTACAAAATATTTTGGATTCTTAGCAAACTTAGATTATTATTGGATAATGGATAGTTTATCTATGGAGCTTCAAGTTCTGCATGAACTATATAGTAAAACAAATCAAGTAGGATTCCAAGTAGGATATTGGGGAGATGGAGCACCTATTAAAAAAGAGGCTTTTGTAAGATTATTACCAAATGATCAAGCGTATGCAGCTTAA